Proteins found in one Cardiocondyla obscurior isolate alpha-2009 linkage group LG03, Cobs3.1, whole genome shotgun sequence genomic segment:
- the Papi gene encoding tudor and KH domain-containing protein homolog: protein MNKQSVLPILCGISLTTFGLSVAILLYGIIFEKEENEYDKKKKCLISKKSKSKEITLDIVIPEKYVSAIIGKGGAVVKKIQELTSTHITMEKKGLNQSSERLCQIRSDNIQNIHSAQNMIQNIIQSLPDIETFEMFIPFEAFDRVFKKKNHKDEFLQQIKKIYGIKVIIDGNTHVTKTGINRRIILKGNPNQLAPALIEIEDKIQQEAKILSQMKSKIASARIFRNSKNVIKTLDDYSNEDVHDHSLSIKVCEKFMENNECKEDIEKISGAKIIITDDKTTECKERKGIIRGTTKQIDSALNAIENKFGDICESRFGSNVDVTIKKLSESLNDISSISTVLDSPLKQNDLMEVYVSALNTPNMFWIQVIGSANIELQQLELEMTEYYNNAENRKNHMLKNITEGQMVAAKFKYDNKWYRAEVISVINSSEYQVFFVDYGDVDQIFEADICELRTDMLSLRHQALECSLANLKPLEGTWNTKTIDKFAELVYLAKWIPLVAKVKSYKEYSVDSIDGDSRCHKSLILYLDLYDKNSNQSIGDQLIQLGMAKVEEKVWSAVNSALPNNECNFPFNPFLPDQFSID from the exons ATGAATAAACAATCAGTATTACCAATTTTGTGTGGCATATCTTTAACTACTTTTGGACTGTCAGTGGCAATCTTATTGTATggtattatttttgaaaag GAGGAAAATGAATatgataaaaagaagaaatgtcTTATTTCAAAGAAGTctaaaagtaaagaaattacattaGATATAGTAATACCTGAGAAGTATGTATCTGCCATTATTGGTAAAGGTGGTGCTGTAgtgaaaaaaattcaagagtTAACCAGCACACATATCACAATGGAAAAGAAAGGTTTAAATCAGTCTTCTGAACGTCTCTGTCAAATACGTTCTGATAACATACAAAATATTCACTCTGCACAGAACATGATACAAAACATAATTCAAAGTTTACCTGATATTGAAACATTTGAAATGTTTATACCTTTTGAAGCTTTTGATagagtttttaaaaagaaaaatcacaAGGACGAATTTTTGcagcagataaaaaaaatatatggcataaaagttataattgaTGGTAATACACATGTAACTAAAA CTGGCATAAATagaagaattatattaaaaggtAATCCCAATCAACTAGCACCAGCTCTTATTGAAATAGAAGACAAAATTCAGCAAGAAGCCAAAATTCTATCTCAGATGAAATCAAAGATTGCATCTGCACGAATATTTAGAAACtctaaaaatgttataaaaacgTTAGACGATTATTCTAATGAAGACGTTCATGATCATTCACTATCAATTAAAGTTTGTGAAAAATTCATGGAAAATAACGAATGTAAAGaagatatagaaaaaatttcTGGTGCCAAAATTATCATTACTGACGATAAAACTACCGAATGCAAAG aaagaaaaggaataatAAGAGGAACTACTAAGCAAATAGATTCAGCATTGAAtgcgatagaaaataaatttggaGACATATGCGAATCTCGATTTGGATCAAATGTTgatgtaacaataaaaaaattatctgaatCTTTAAATGATATTTCGAGCATATCAACGGTTTTAGATTCGCCATTAAAACAAA atgaTTTAATGGAAGTATACGTATCTGCTCTGAATACGCCAAACATGTTCTGGATTCAAGTAATTGGATCTGCAAACATCGAATTACAACAATTAGAATTAGAAATGACggaatattacaataatgcggaaaatcgtaaaaatcaTATGTTGAAAAAT ATAACAGAAGGCCAAATGGTAGCagctaaatttaaatatgataaCAAGTGGTATCGTGCAGAAGTAATATCTGTTATAAATTCTTCCGAATATCAAGTCTTTTTCGTAGATTATGGAGATGTAGATCAAATTTTTGAAGCTGATATATGCGAACTTCGTACAGATATGTTAAGTTTGCGACACCAAGCTCTGGAGTGTTCACTAGCAAACTTAAAGCCATT AGAAGGTACATGGAATACCAAAACTATTGATAAATTTGCTGAACTTGTATATTTAGCGAAATGGATACCGCTTGTTGCTAAAGTTAAAAGCTATAAAGAATATTCAGTCGATTCGATCGATGGAGATTCTCGCTGTCACAAGTCATTAATTCTTTACCTTGATTTGTATGACAAAAACAGTAATcag AGCATTGGAGATCAATTAATACAATTAGGAATGGCTAAAGTTGAAGAAAAAGTCTGGTCGGCAGTAAATTCTGCGTTGCCTAATAATGAATGCAATTTTCCATTTAATCCATTTTTACCCGATCAATTTTCTATTgattaa
- the Spg7 gene encoding mitochondrial inner membrane m-AAA protease component paraplegin: protein MQNLTKYSKRYYIAPRRMFHFSPKSTYYLKERHIFNIKHFSCAHNNGVYKLLLPISCQTCRICKEFQAVQSALFGSKFNFLSKFNNVRHFSSTSSNFNEQSDKKSSSENPDKKPDENEDIKSILTKLSMWFMILYVILIALKHQIGMSNSEPAASVSWNEFVYDMLSKGEVEAIIVNPTIEHVIIVVHDGAIIKGKRSLYKRYHMAVPSIENFEEKLRKVERNLGVKAGQEVQVIYERKIEYIAGFVRLALLALIIAAAFSFVRKRFSFKPFEIISQMKQAKFTLVEPLVGKGKGVRFADVAGLKEAKIEVMEFVDYLKKPERYKTLGAKIPQGVLLLGPPGCGKTLLAKAVATEASVPFLSMNGSEFIEVFGGLGAARVRDLFKEAKKRAPSIIYIDEIDAIGKKRSEGSLGVGDRESERTLNQLLVEMDGMISKKNVIILASTNRADVLDKALLRPGRFDRHILIDLPTLEERQQIFETHLKKICLQDKPSKYSGYLAYLTPGFSGADIANVCNEAALHAARDKKKQVDSNDLTYAIDRTIGGLTKKNNPLTPSTKRMVAYHEAGHALVGWLLEHTDALLKVTIVPRTNLKLGFAQYTQSDQKLYSKEQLFERMCMTLGGRVAEHVTFDKISTGAENDLKTVTKMAYRQVQQFGMSPAVGLISFDEEHTSTRNKKLYSKKLANLMDAEVRRIIGAAYEQTRQLLSSNKAKLDMLAEALIKMETLTYEDVEKLIGPPPFGKKKLVEPAEFENSEPVRESPSANREPTD, encoded by the exons ATGCAGAATTTAACCAAGTACTCGAAGCGGTATTACATTGCGCCGAGACGGATGTTTCATTTCTCACCGAAAAgtacttattatttaaaagaaagacacatttttaatattaaacatttcagTTGTGCGCACAACAATGGAGTTTATAAGTTACTTCTTCCCATCTCATGTCAA accTGTAGAATTTGCAAAGAGTTTCAAGCTGTACAGTCTGCATTATTTGGCAGCAAATTCAACTTCTTATCAAAATTCAACAATGTTAGACACTTTAGTTCTACATCTAGTAACTTTAATGAACAATCAGATAAGAAATCAAGTTCTGAAAACCCAGACAAAAAACCTGATGAGAATGAGGACATAAAATCAATTCTTACTAAACTCTCCATGTGGTTTATGATACtgtatgttattttaattgcattgaAACATCAGATAGGAATGTCAAATTCAGAA CCTGCAGCTTCAGTTTCCTGGAATGAATTTGTATATGACATGTTGAGCAAAGGAGAAGTTGAGGCAATTATTGTAAACCCTACTATTGAGCATGTTATAATTGTCGTGCATGACGGCGCTATTATCAAAGGGAAGAGGAGTTTGTACAAGAGATACCATATGGCTGTTccaagtattgaaaattttgaagaaaaGTTAAGGAAGGTGGAGAGAAATCTTGGAGTAAAAGCTG gcCAAGAAGTACAAGTGATTTACGAGAGGAAGATCGAGTACATAGCAGGTTTTGTGAGGCTCGCGCTTCTCGCGCTGATTATCGCCGCCGCTTTCAGTTTCGTGAGAAAACGTTTCTCTTTCAAACCTTTTGAGATTATTTCGCAAATGAAGCAGGCAAAGTTCACTTTAGTCGAACCACTAGTAGGAAAAGGCAAAGGTGTACGTTTTGCGGACGTAGCCGGATtaaaagaagcaaaaatagAAGTGATGGAGTTTGtcgattatttgaaaaaacCGGAACGTTACAAAACGTTGGGTGCTAAAATACCTCAAG GTGTTTTACTCTTGGGGCCTCCTGGATGTGGTAAAACATTACTCGCTAAAGCTGTGGCAACCGAAGCGAGCGTTCCTTTCTTGTCCATGAACGGTTCCGAATTTATTGAAGTATTCGGTGGACTAGGTGCCGCCCGAGTTAGAGATTTATTCAAGGAAGCTAAAAAAAG agcgCCTAGTATTATATACATTGACGAGATCGACGCGATTGGCAAGAAACGTTCAGAGGGCTCGCTTGGAGTTGGCGATCGTGAATCTGAGCGGACGTTGAACCAGCTTCTGGTAGAAATGGACGGAATGATATCGAAGAAGAACGTTATTATCTTGGCTTCAACGAACAGGGCAGACGTGTTAGACAAGGCGTTGTTGAGACCTGGCAGATTCGATCGGCACATTTTAATCGATCTTCCGACATTAGAAGAGAGACAACAGATATTTGAAACtcatcttaaaaaaatatgtttgcaAGATAAACCTTCGAAGTATTCAGGATATTTGGCTTATCTCACACCCGGTTTCAGTG gCGCTGACATAGCGAACGTCTGCAATGAGGCTGCTTTACACGCcgcgagagataaaaagaagcaaGTAGACAGCAACGATCTCACGTACGCAATCGACAGAACGATCGGCGGTTTGACGAAGAAGAACAATCCATTGACACCGTCTACGAAACGCATGGTAGCTTATCACGAAGCCGGACACGCGTTGGTAGGTTGGCTGTTGGAGCACACCGACGCTCTGCTTAAAGTAACGATAGTGCCACGGACAAATTTGAAGCTAGGGTTCGCACAGTACACACAGTCGGATCAGAAGCTCTACAGCAAGGAGCAGCTTTTTGAACGTATGTGTATGACATTGGGTGGCCGTGTTGCTGAGCATGTGACGTTTGACAAGATCTCGACGGGTGCCGAGAACGATCTGAAGACCGTAACAAAAATGGCATATCGGCAAGTTCAGCAGTTCGGAATGAGTCCGGCTGTGGGTTTGATTTCCTTCGACGAAGAGCACACCAGCACg agaaaTAAGAAATTGTATAGTAAGAAGTTAGCTAATTTAATGGACGCCGAGGTGAGAAGAATAATAGGAGCGGCATACGAGCAAACTCGACAACTGCTTTCCAGCAACAAAGCCAAATTAGATATG CTCGCGGAAGCTTTGATAAAAATGGAAACGTTGACATACGAAGACGTGGAAAAATTGATTGGACCGCCGCCGTTTGGGAAGAAAAAACTTGTAGAGCCAGCGGAATTTGAAAACTCCGAACCTGTTAGAGAATCCCCGTCAGCAAACAGAGAGCCGACAGATTag
- the Nbr gene encoding exonuclease mut-7 homolog isoform X2, translated as MSRQQIDDMDLLFFSTIDEPTKTWLDTLHRMWSLWKKCDGVTKTLTDYFETAPNPYLSTLRILVNVSDFDHMTNTKSLAFTVIDEFLNWIEPRKEAYKDFLVSDLKLATFKLIRQKKIKQMLLLKNIFTIYDFVEHNDIFLPIINDLIRDKEFKEAAQYAAMLKLQNQFMDPEILVLPLILQNKLQIVDEFLRDCPEVQKALTAYLDNLIAPGKNVQIILEQFIYTNNIPDVKISLTQVRPITKLVARLIKQYNLSPDVCPHLNTKRNEGALQFLIHKRYIDGSLNVASWREMVKEAVGNDIKLQTELLTMLVNANDAQEGLYWAIEYKIPRNKWPWSVMNVEEQGAQMNDGASTSGKKLWEPNEDNINYYVLRLPRSNVKLIDNRQSFEEFLDSGLMVNMVGIDLEWKPSFGTKPPELALMQVATENNVYILDVTTIGNVLPELWHELSLTLFTNKDIVKIGFGMSQDMTVIRNSLPALSSIKTYGQGYIDLVHLWKKLEEYNFIFPYKGDPNFTNKSLSKLVELCFGQRLDKSDQFSNWELRPLRESQIIYAALDAYCLLEIYNVLADYSADMDIPFEDICSEIQHISHAHTKNFNKFTQKKYECQAMPNEDNENHRTNSGAFPKYENARKPAPKYGSYKKYQNKRDNSTHRERSRDKSMFYSVGVVQAVNDERQDQRRFNENYDHHNRGRVPHIGVITLANEKHDQRRHESYRRHPSLGRCSNHSNDNYNRFDKQNKQVEDVRKRWNSRERPNKVKSEQVQRRNWSSVPAHTWRVVCDSMLGGLSSKLRMCGIDCVHVLFDQGGDDSAKLAMRENRILLTRNKSYEKFKQYLPLENCYRIIADTPDDQLREVLYHFGVVVTQADIFSRCQVCNYDEFAEVPKKLMDELVQSYVKIIRKNNYRVLPQGRPERMSEIDIDNFDSNNDCNVVRSPSNYVKNNKHRTWRLSTNALDINACTTRYRVQIQIDKVPLNVLKNVQIFYICEHCGKIYWDGSHLERTLNGVIKDLIVE; from the exons ATGAGTCGCCAGCAAATTGACGATatggatttattatttttctccaCTATAGACGAGCCCACGAAAACGTGGCTCGATACCCTTCATCGTATGTGGTCACTGT GGAAAAAATGCGACGGTGTCACTAAAACGTTGACGGATTACTTCGAGACGGCACCAAATCCCTACCTCAGCACGTTGCGAATTCTCGTTAACGTCTCGGATTTCGATCACATGACTAATACTAAGTCACTCGCGTTTACAG tGATAGATGAGTTTTTAAACTGGATAGAACCAAGAAAGGAAGCTTACAAGGATTTTCTTGTTTCTGATTTAAAACTAGCCACATTTAAGTTAATTaggcagaaaaaaattaagcagaTGCtgctgttaaaaaatatttttactatatATGATTTTGTGGAGCACAACGATATTTTCCTgccaataataaat gatttGATAAGAGACAAAGAATTTAAAGAAGCTGCCCAGTATGCAGCtatgttaaaattacaaaaccaGTTTATGGATCCAGAAATATTAGTGCTACCACttatattacaaaacaaaTTGCAAATAGTTGATGAGTTTTTAAGAGACTGTCCTGAGGTGCAAAAGGCATTGACAGCATACTTGGACAATTTAATTGCACCAGGAAAAAATGTACAGATTATTTTGGAACAATTTATTTA TACAAATAATATACCGGACGTGAAGATATCACTTACGCAAGTTCGTCCGATAACTAAACTTGTCGCtcgtttaataaaacaatataacttATCTCCAGACGTATGTCCTCATTTAAACACGAAACGGAACGAAGGAGCGTTGCAATTCCTTATACATAAGCGTTATATAGACGGTAGCCTAA ATGTTGCCAGTTGGAGAGAGATGGTGAAAGAAGCAGTGGGAAACGACATTAAATTACAAACAGAATTACTCACTATGTTAGTTAATGCTAACGATGCGCAAGAAGGTTTATACTGGGCAATAGAGTACAAAATACCTAGAAATAAATGGCCGTGGTCCGTTATGAATGTAGAAGAGCAAGGTGCACAAA TGAACGATGGTGCTTCCACAAGCGGAAAAAAACTCTGGGAACCAAACGAagataacataaattattacgttttaagGTTACCTAGatcaaatgttaaattaatcgacaaCAGGCAATCGTTTGAAGAGTTCCTTGATAGCGGTTTAATGGTTAACATGGTCGGAATTGACCTCGAATGGAAACCTAGCTTTG GTACTAAACCACCCGAATTGGCACTCATGCAAGTTGCTACTGAAAATAACGTCTATATTCTAGACGTAACAACTATTGGGAATGTACTACCCGAACTCTGGCATGAACTCAGCCTTACATTATTTACGAATAAGGATATCGTCAAAATTG GATTTGGAATGTCACAAGATATGACTGTTATACGCAACAGTTTACCTGCCTTGTCGTCCATTAAAACGTACGGTCAAGGATATATCGACTTGGTACATTTGTGGAAAAAATTAGAAgagtacaattttatttttccatataAAGGTGATCCTAATTTCACAAACAAAAGCCTGAGCAAACTTGTAGAGTTGTGCTTTGGTCAAAGGCTCGACAAATCGGATCAGTTTTCAAATTGGGAACTGAGACCTTTACGGGAAAGTCAAATAATATATGCTG CTCTGGACGCGTATTGTTTGTTGGAAATATACAATGTACTAGCAGATTATTCGGCAGACATGGACATCCCGTTTGAAGATATTTGTAGTGAGATACAACATATTTCACACGCACATacgaaaaatttcaataaatttacgcaaaag AAATACGAGTGCCAAGCGATGCCCAACGAAGACAATGAGAACCATCGCACAAACTCAGGAGCTTTTCCGAAATACGAAAATGCACGCAAACCTGCGCCCAAATACGGATCCTACAAAAAATACCAAAACAAGCGAGACAATTCTACGCATCGCGAACGCAGTCGTGACAAAAGTATGTTCTACTCTGTAGGGGTAGTTCAAGCAGTTAATGACGAGAGGCAAGATCAAAGaagatttaatgaaaattacgaTCATCACAATCGCGGCAGAGTACCACATATCGGAGTAATTACACTGGCCAACGAAAAACACGACCAGAGGAGACACGAGAGCTATAGGAGACACCCCTCATTGGGTAGATGCAGTAACCATAGTAATGATAATTACAATAGGTTCGACAAGCAGAATAAACAGGTGGAAGACGTTCGAAAGAGATGGAATTCTCGAGAGAGACCAAATAAAGTTAAGTCCGAGCAGGTACAGCGGCGAAATTGGAGCTCAGTTCCGGCACACACTTGGCGCGTGGTTTGCGACTCGATGCTGGGTGGTTTAAGCAGCAAATTACGTATGTGCGGTATAGATTGTGTACACGTGCTATTTGATCAGGGAGGAGATGACTCCGCCAAACTAGCGATGCGCGAAAATAGGATTCTATTAACGCGTAACAAAAGTTATGAAAAG TTTAAGCAGTATCTACCGCTAGAAAATTGCTACAGGATAATCGCCGACACTCCAGACGATCAATTACGCGAGGTTTTGTACCACTTTGGTGTTGTGGTGACACAAGCTGATATATTCAGCCGATGCCAAGTATGTAATTATGACGAGTTCGCGGAAGTGCCAAAAAAGTTGATGGACGAACTCGTGcaaag TTATgtgaaaattataagaaaaaataattatcgagtATTACCTCAAGGCCGACCTGAACGGATGTCGGAAATTGATATCGATAATTTCGACTCGAACAATGATTGTAATGTGGTTCGGAGTCCAAGTAATTACGTCAAGAACAACAAGCACCGTACTTGGCGCTTGTCCACGAACGCACTTGACATCAATGCATGCACAACCAGATATCGTGTACAGATACAAATTGATAAAGTCCCACTTAATGTACTGAAAAATGTACAGATCTTTTATATCTGTGAACACTGTGGAAAAATTTATTGGGACGGCTCACATCTGGAGCGGACTCTTAATGGCGTTATCAAAGATTTAATTGTTGAATAA
- the Nbr gene encoding exonuclease mut-7 homolog isoform X1, producing the protein MSRQQIDDMDLLFFSTIDEPTKTWLDTLHRMWSLWKKCDGVTKTLTDYFETAPNPYLSTLRILVNVSDFDHMTNTKSLAFTVIDEFLNWIEPRKEAYKDFLVSDLKLATFKLIRQKKIKQMLLLKNIFTIYDFVEHNDIFLPIINDLIRDKEFKEAAQYAAMLKLQNQFMDPEILVLPLILQNKLQIVDEFLRDCPEVQKALTAYLDNLIAPGKNVQIILEQFIYTNNIPDVKISLTQVRPITKLVARLIKQYNLSPDVCPHLNTKRNEGALQFLIHKRYIDGSLNVASWREMVKEAVGNDIKLQTELLTMLVNANDAQEGLYWAIEYKIPRNKWPWSVMNVEEQGAQMNDGASTSGKKLWEPNEDNINYYVLRLPRSNVKLIDNRQSFEEFLDSGLMVNMVGIDLEWKPSFAGTKPPELALMQVATENNVYILDVTTIGNVLPELWHELSLTLFTNKDIVKIGFGMSQDMTVIRNSLPALSSIKTYGQGYIDLVHLWKKLEEYNFIFPYKGDPNFTNKSLSKLVELCFGQRLDKSDQFSNWELRPLRESQIIYAALDAYCLLEIYNVLADYSADMDIPFEDICSEIQHISHAHTKNFNKFTQKKYECQAMPNEDNENHRTNSGAFPKYENARKPAPKYGSYKKYQNKRDNSTHRERSRDKSMFYSVGVVQAVNDERQDQRRFNENYDHHNRGRVPHIGVITLANEKHDQRRHESYRRHPSLGRCSNHSNDNYNRFDKQNKQVEDVRKRWNSRERPNKVKSEQVQRRNWSSVPAHTWRVVCDSMLGGLSSKLRMCGIDCVHVLFDQGGDDSAKLAMRENRILLTRNKSYEKFKQYLPLENCYRIIADTPDDQLREVLYHFGVVVTQADIFSRCQVCNYDEFAEVPKKLMDELVQSYVKIIRKNNYRVLPQGRPERMSEIDIDNFDSNNDCNVVRSPSNYVKNNKHRTWRLSTNALDINACTTRYRVQIQIDKVPLNVLKNVQIFYICEHCGKIYWDGSHLERTLNGVIKDLIVE; encoded by the exons ATGAGTCGCCAGCAAATTGACGATatggatttattatttttctccaCTATAGACGAGCCCACGAAAACGTGGCTCGATACCCTTCATCGTATGTGGTCACTGT GGAAAAAATGCGACGGTGTCACTAAAACGTTGACGGATTACTTCGAGACGGCACCAAATCCCTACCTCAGCACGTTGCGAATTCTCGTTAACGTCTCGGATTTCGATCACATGACTAATACTAAGTCACTCGCGTTTACAG tGATAGATGAGTTTTTAAACTGGATAGAACCAAGAAAGGAAGCTTACAAGGATTTTCTTGTTTCTGATTTAAAACTAGCCACATTTAAGTTAATTaggcagaaaaaaattaagcagaTGCtgctgttaaaaaatatttttactatatATGATTTTGTGGAGCACAACGATATTTTCCTgccaataataaat gatttGATAAGAGACAAAGAATTTAAAGAAGCTGCCCAGTATGCAGCtatgttaaaattacaaaaccaGTTTATGGATCCAGAAATATTAGTGCTACCACttatattacaaaacaaaTTGCAAATAGTTGATGAGTTTTTAAGAGACTGTCCTGAGGTGCAAAAGGCATTGACAGCATACTTGGACAATTTAATTGCACCAGGAAAAAATGTACAGATTATTTTGGAACAATTTATTTA TACAAATAATATACCGGACGTGAAGATATCACTTACGCAAGTTCGTCCGATAACTAAACTTGTCGCtcgtttaataaaacaatataacttATCTCCAGACGTATGTCCTCATTTAAACACGAAACGGAACGAAGGAGCGTTGCAATTCCTTATACATAAGCGTTATATAGACGGTAGCCTAA ATGTTGCCAGTTGGAGAGAGATGGTGAAAGAAGCAGTGGGAAACGACATTAAATTACAAACAGAATTACTCACTATGTTAGTTAATGCTAACGATGCGCAAGAAGGTTTATACTGGGCAATAGAGTACAAAATACCTAGAAATAAATGGCCGTGGTCCGTTATGAATGTAGAAGAGCAAGGTGCACAAA TGAACGATGGTGCTTCCACAAGCGGAAAAAAACTCTGGGAACCAAACGAagataacataaattattacgttttaagGTTACCTAGatcaaatgttaaattaatcgacaaCAGGCAATCGTTTGAAGAGTTCCTTGATAGCGGTTTAATGGTTAACATGGTCGGAATTGACCTCGAATGGAAACCTAGCTTTG CAGGTACTAAACCACCCGAATTGGCACTCATGCAAGTTGCTACTGAAAATAACGTCTATATTCTAGACGTAACAACTATTGGGAATGTACTACCCGAACTCTGGCATGAACTCAGCCTTACATTATTTACGAATAAGGATATCGTCAAAATTG GATTTGGAATGTCACAAGATATGACTGTTATACGCAACAGTTTACCTGCCTTGTCGTCCATTAAAACGTACGGTCAAGGATATATCGACTTGGTACATTTGTGGAAAAAATTAGAAgagtacaattttatttttccatataAAGGTGATCCTAATTTCACAAACAAAAGCCTGAGCAAACTTGTAGAGTTGTGCTTTGGTCAAAGGCTCGACAAATCGGATCAGTTTTCAAATTGGGAACTGAGACCTTTACGGGAAAGTCAAATAATATATGCTG CTCTGGACGCGTATTGTTTGTTGGAAATATACAATGTACTAGCAGATTATTCGGCAGACATGGACATCCCGTTTGAAGATATTTGTAGTGAGATACAACATATTTCACACGCACATacgaaaaatttcaataaatttacgcaaaag AAATACGAGTGCCAAGCGATGCCCAACGAAGACAATGAGAACCATCGCACAAACTCAGGAGCTTTTCCGAAATACGAAAATGCACGCAAACCTGCGCCCAAATACGGATCCTACAAAAAATACCAAAACAAGCGAGACAATTCTACGCATCGCGAACGCAGTCGTGACAAAAGTATGTTCTACTCTGTAGGGGTAGTTCAAGCAGTTAATGACGAGAGGCAAGATCAAAGaagatttaatgaaaattacgaTCATCACAATCGCGGCAGAGTACCACATATCGGAGTAATTACACTGGCCAACGAAAAACACGACCAGAGGAGACACGAGAGCTATAGGAGACACCCCTCATTGGGTAGATGCAGTAACCATAGTAATGATAATTACAATAGGTTCGACAAGCAGAATAAACAGGTGGAAGACGTTCGAAAGAGATGGAATTCTCGAGAGAGACCAAATAAAGTTAAGTCCGAGCAGGTACAGCGGCGAAATTGGAGCTCAGTTCCGGCACACACTTGGCGCGTGGTTTGCGACTCGATGCTGGGTGGTTTAAGCAGCAAATTACGTATGTGCGGTATAGATTGTGTACACGTGCTATTTGATCAGGGAGGAGATGACTCCGCCAAACTAGCGATGCGCGAAAATAGGATTCTATTAACGCGTAACAAAAGTTATGAAAAG TTTAAGCAGTATCTACCGCTAGAAAATTGCTACAGGATAATCGCCGACACTCCAGACGATCAATTACGCGAGGTTTTGTACCACTTTGGTGTTGTGGTGACACAAGCTGATATATTCAGCCGATGCCAAGTATGTAATTATGACGAGTTCGCGGAAGTGCCAAAAAAGTTGATGGACGAACTCGTGcaaag TTATgtgaaaattataagaaaaaataattatcgagtATTACCTCAAGGCCGACCTGAACGGATGTCGGAAATTGATATCGATAATTTCGACTCGAACAATGATTGTAATGTGGTTCGGAGTCCAAGTAATTACGTCAAGAACAACAAGCACCGTACTTGGCGCTTGTCCACGAACGCACTTGACATCAATGCATGCACAACCAGATATCGTGTACAGATACAAATTGATAAAGTCCCACTTAATGTACTGAAAAATGTACAGATCTTTTATATCTGTGAACACTGTGGAAAAATTTATTGGGACGGCTCACATCTGGAGCGGACTCTTAATGGCGTTATCAAAGATTTAATTGTTGAATAA